The nucleotide sequence CATAAGGTTCAATATCTCTTCTGCCTTGCACTCTATCGCGGTATCGGCGGAGGCTTTCGAGAAGATGCTGGATCTATGCGGAGAGTTTGTTTGAGCCGCCATGCAGACATTCTCGAAAACACTCATGCGTTGGAAAATGTTTGTGATCTGAAAAGATCTGGCAATCCCCAGGCGGGCTATCTGAAAGGGCGGCATATTCACGATATTCTGTCCTTTGAACCAGACTTTCCCCGCAGTGGGGGACATGCGTCCTGTTATCACATTGAAGAGTGTGGTCTTGCCGGCGCCGTTAGGCCCGATGATAGAAGTAACCTTTCCTTCTGCAATCTCAAGATTGATATCCCGAAGTATCTGCAGCCCGCCGATCTTCAAACTTATGTTTTCGACACGAAGCATTGCTATTCTTTCAGCTCCCGTTAATGGTTGAGCCTTTGCGACCAGACAGCCGCGAGAGAAAGCCCGTTGCCGAAATATTTGCTATGATCTTAGCGAGCCCTTCCGGCGAGAAGAGAATGCAGATCACGTAGAGGGCGCCGAGGCAGAGCATCCAGGCCTCTTTCAACCAACTGCTCAAGAGATCGCCCAGAAAGATCACTATGGCTGTTCCCATGAGCGGCCCCACCAGCGTACCCATGCCTCCGAGGAGCCCCATCATCACGAATTCGCCAGACATACTCAGGTGAAAGTAATCGGGTGGTACGAACGGCTGAAAACAGGCCATGAGCGTTCCGGATACGGAACCGAAAAGCCCCGAAATCAGAAAAACCCTGCGGATCAGCAAAGGTGAGTTATAGCCGAGGAAGTTAACGCGTTCCTCGTTCTGATGGATGCCCCTTAGCAGACGTCCGAAATGCGAATTGACAATGCGACGCGCGACCCAATAGGCGATCAGCAAAAAGGCGACGGTGAAATAGTAAAAAGGAATCCGCTCGCCCAGTGATACGCCGGGCACAAGAGCCGGTGCCGGAATGCCCGTGAGCCCGTCAGTGCCGCCGATGAGGCGCCAGCCGTTTGCAGTCACAAAGAAGAATTGCGAAAACGCAAAAGTGAGAAAAATGAAGTAGACGGTTCTGGTCCGTACCACGAGCAGGCCAAGCACGTACCCGATGATCGCATTGAGACCGAGACCGAGAAGCATTCCGATCCATATCGAATCGGTGAAATATTTCCAGGTGAGGGCAGCTACGTACGCGCCGGTTCCGAAAAACATGGCGTGCCCGAAGGAGACAAGACCACAGTAGCCTGCGAGCAGATCGAAGCCCAGCATGAGTATGCCGAAAATCATGATACGCAGACAGAGTGCTATGTAAAAATCGGAAAAAAGCCTGCCCGAGCCTAGCGGCAGGAGCAGGAGTACGAGCAGAACCGCTGCCTCGATGATGGTTCTGCTTTGGAGTTTTCTGGGTATACTCTCTGTATCAGCCATTCAACGCTCCGAAAAGAGGCCTTTGGGGCGTAGGATGAGTACCAGCGCCATGATCACCCATGTGGTGAACTTGGCGAAACCCGGCGCTGCCTGCGCGCCGAATGCCTCTGCCAATCCAAGTATCAGAGAGCCGATCAGCGCGCCTTTGAAGCTACCTAGTCCGCCGATGACAATCACAATCAAGGCAACGGTTATCAGATCAAGGTCCATCATCGGATTTATGCTCCGCATGGAACCTATGATCACCCCGGCAACTGCCGCGAGCCCGGAGCAGATGATGAAAAGAACACTGAAGACTCTGTAGATATCGATACCAAAGGCTTCGACCGTCTCCAAATCATGAAGGCCGGCACGGATCGGTAGTCCCCAGCGGCTGCGGCTTAAGAAAAGCCAGAGAACTGCCACCAGCGCGCAACTGAATAACAGCACGAACAGGCGAAATTTAGGGTAATACATACCGGCCAGGTTTATGAATCCCTTGAAGTAGGAAGGCAGCTGGATGGAATAGTGAGAGCCGCCCCATATGAGCAGCACCACGTTTGAAAAGACCATGCTCAGCCCGAAGGTAAGAAACAGAGTGGATGGGACGTCCTTACCATAGAGGCGGCTCACCATCGATCTTTCGACGATTCCGCCGAGCAGTGCGACTGCCAGAGGCGCGAGCGTCAACGAGAGCCAGAAATTCCCCGTGACATTCATGATGGTCAGCCCTGTATAGGCCCCCAACATGACAAAGCTTCCATGGGCGAAATTAAGCACACCCATGACGCCGAAGACTATGGAAAGACCGGAGGCTATCAGCGTATAGGCTGAACCTATAGTGATCCCATAGAGCAGGTTAGTCAGAAAGCCGGAAAAACTCATTTCTGCATTCTGTTAAGGTGCTCAGGTCGATGGACAGCCCAGCTTGCACGCACCCCATTCATACTGTGGCCCGCACGGAGTACCAAAATATCCCAGGAATGTGGCATCAAACCTGAACTGGCCATCCTTCTTTGTTACCTTGCGGGCATAAATCGGAACGATCGTGCCGTTGTTCACCCCCATCTTTACTTTGCCTCTGGGGGATTCATACTCGATCGTATGTAACGCGGTCGCCAGGCCTTCCGTATTGGCCGGATCGCCCTTTACCGCGTCCAGAGCCTTGATAAGGCAAGTGCCGGTATCGAAGCCCATAATGTTAAACTCGTCGATCACCTCGTTGGGATAGGCTTTCTGCCATACGGCGGTGAAGGCTTTGCTCTGAGGGGTGTCAAGGTAGGGGACCGAATGAAAGCAGTCATAGTAGCCGACGCATGCGTCCCCCATGGCAGGCAGCATGGTCATTGAAAATGCGCCGATCGTGCTTACGTATACGTAGCCGTCTTTCTTCAATCCGAATTCGTCGAGTTGCCGCACGAAGCTCACAAGGTCGGGCCCGGCGTAAAAACCAAAGATCCCGTTCGGCTTTTCTTTGGCATTGCGTATCTGGCTGAGATACGGAGCGAACTCGGCTGTGCCGAGAGGCGAGTAAAACTCACCCACGACTTTGCCGCCAATCTTTTCGAATGCTTCTTTGAAAAAGCGAGCGATGTCGCGGCCGGTTGTATAATCCGCGCCTACCAGGAACACTTTGT is from Syntrophorhabdales bacterium and encodes:
- a CDS encoding ABC transporter ATP-binding protein, producing the protein MLRVENISLKIGGLQILRDINLEIAEGKVTSIIGPNGAGKTTLFNVITGRMSPTAGKVWFKGQNIVNMPPFQIARLGIARSFQITNIFQRMSVFENVCMAAQTNSPHRSSIFSKASADTAIECKAEEILNLMGLATMKEKLARELSHGDQRRLEIGMSLAIEPAFLMLDEPTSGMSPAETEATIDLIRSVGKKVTLCIIEHKMNLVMTVSDKIIVLNLGGKIAEGSPDEVASDEKVQKVYLGTA
- a CDS encoding branched-chain amino acid ABC transporter permease; its protein translation is MADTESIPRKLQSRTIIEAAVLLVLLLLPLGSGRLFSDFYIALCLRIMIFGILMLGFDLLAGYCGLVSFGHAMFFGTGAYVAALTWKYFTDSIWIGMLLGLGLNAIIGYVLGLLVVRTRTVYFIFLTFAFSQFFFVTANGWRLIGGTDGLTGIPAPALVPGVSLGERIPFYYFTVAFLLIAYWVARRIVNSHFGRLLRGIHQNEERVNFLGYNSPLLIRRVFLISGLFGSVSGTLMACFQPFVPPDYFHLSMSGEFVMMGLLGGMGTLVGPLMGTAIVIFLGDLLSSWLKEAWMLCLGALYVICILFSPEGLAKIIANISATGFLSRLSGRKGSTINGS
- a CDS encoding branched-chain amino acid ABC transporter permease; the encoded protein is MSFSGFLTNLLYGITIGSAYTLIASGLSIVFGVMGVLNFAHGSFVMLGAYTGLTIMNVTGNFWLSLTLAPLAVALLGGIVERSMVSRLYGKDVPSTLFLTFGLSMVFSNVVLLIWGGSHYSIQLPSYFKGFINLAGMYYPKFRLFVLLFSCALVAVLWLFLSRSRWGLPIRAGLHDLETVEAFGIDIYRVFSVLFIICSGLAAVAGVIIGSMRSINPMMDLDLITVALIVIVIGGLGSFKGALIGSLILGLAEAFGAQAAPGFAKFTTWVIMALVLILRPKGLFSER
- a CDS encoding ABC transporter substrate-binding protein, with product MKKYDESMKEAGLISRRDFLKTTAIGGAALATGISGPFFHARAAQQEIRIGHLTNLSGVYAVGGPLLDKGLKLAFAQSKYKDRVKFFVEDSQTKADVSVQKALKLYEKDNVNILVGPIGGHESAALSPVLTAKKRLLVEAYGANSYLVGKDCSPYTFMLGHTTYNMTVPMAPWFLKTLGNKVFLVGADYTTGRDIARFFKEAFEKIGGKVVGEFYSPLGTAEFAPYLSQIRNAKEKPNGIFGFYAGPDLVSFVRQLDEFGLKKDGYVYVSTIGAFSMTMLPAMGDACVGYYDCFHSVPYLDTPQSKAFTAVWQKAYPNEVIDEFNIMGFDTGTCLIKALDAVKGDPANTEGLATALHTIEYESPRGKVKMGVNNGTIVPIYARKVTKKDGQFRFDATFLGYFGTPCGPQYEWGACKLGCPST